The Verrucomicrobiia bacterium genomic interval GATGAGAAGTGTTCCAAGGCTCATATCTTTTCCTCCGTTCAACCGCTATTTGTTTCCATTGAGGTCCCGGTTTGCAAACCGCCGACCTCACCGGCAGTATAGATGAGCCACTCCAGATTACCATAGGGTCAAACCCCTTAAAACTCTTCCTCTAAGGCTGCTTTTGTATTGTTTCTGCGACCGGGCGCAGCCCTGCCTCGGTCTCGATGATGCCTTTGGCAATGGCGTGCCGGGTCAACCCGGCGACATCGTGAATCCCCAGTTTGTTCATCACCTGCTGGCGGTGTTTCTCGACTGTCTTGATGCTAATGCACAGTTCAGCCGCAATTTGTTTGTTCGCCCGCCCTTCGGCAATCAGTTGCAGCACCTCGGCCTCGCGCGTGGTGAGATAATCCGTTCGTCTTTTGACCGGCTGCCCTGTAACGAAGGCGTCGCGGCATTGGTCGCGCAAACGTTTGGCAATGGCCGGGCTGAAAAAGGCGTTGCCGCGGAAGGTTTCACGGATGGCTTTGAGCAAGTCATTGGCGGCGGTCTGCTTGACCAGGTAGCCCACAGCGCCCGCTTCCGTGACCTGCTGAACGTACTCATCCTCGCAATACGAGGAGAGGATGAGCACTTTGGTCGAGGGCGCGGCCCGGGTGATTTGGCGTGTAGCCTCCAGGCCATTGAGCACGGGCATGGCAATGTCGATGACCGCTACGTCGGGCACAAGCTTCTTTACCTCCTGGACAGCCTGCCGCCCATTATCGGCCTCGCCAACAATTTCGATATCCGGCTCCGCTGCCAGCAGGGCGCGGAGCCCTTGACGTACGACGATGTGGTCATCAGCTAATAAAACCTTGATTTTATGCATAAATCGCTCTCCTGGGTTCGTGAATCTTTTTAACCTCATTCGAACCTAATGCCATTTTCTTTATGCGCCACCGATTTTGCCAAAAATTTTTTGCAGACGCGTAGTCAATGAGCCAATTTAATGAAC includes:
- a CDS encoding response regulator transcription factor — translated: MHKIKVLLADDHIVVRQGLRALLAAEPDIEIVGEADNGRQAVQEVKKLVPDVAVIDIAMPVLNGLEATRQITRAAPSTKVLILSSYCEDEYVQQVTEAGAVGYLVKQTAANDLLKAIRETFRGNAFFSPAIAKRLRDQCRDAFVTGQPVKRRTDYLTTREAEVLQLIAEGRANKQIAAELCISIKTVEKHRQQVMNKLGIHDVAGLTRHAIAKGIIETEAGLRPVAETIQKQP